One stretch of Ornithinimicrobium ciconiae DNA includes these proteins:
- the fabF gene encoding beta-ketoacyl-ACP synthase II codes for MSANPQRRVVVTGLGTTSPVGGNVEETWQAIQSGQSGARTLEQDWVAEYEIPVTFAASVHTPPGDVLSKVEVRRNDPAGQYALIASREAWAHAGSPEVEPERLGVAIGSGIGGVWTLLDQWDNLRTKGPRRVFPLAVPMLMPNGPAAAVSLDLGARAGAHTPVSACASGAEGIGLALNMIRSGRADVMVAGGTEAAVHPLPIAAFAAMMALSKRNDDPAGASRPYDVSRDGFVLGEGAAVLVLEAEEHAKARGATIYGEVAGVGMSADAYHITAGEPEGRGAARAMLEATEDADLSTADILHINAHATSTPVGDAAEAKAIARAFGSHSSEIPITATKSMTGHLLGAAGAIEAVLTILTLHHRSIPATINLQEQDPEIPVDVVTGSSRELPSGDLAALSNSFGFGGANVALTFRSA; via the coding sequence ATGTCAGCGAACCCCCAGCGTCGGGTCGTCGTCACCGGTCTGGGAACCACCAGCCCGGTCGGCGGCAACGTCGAGGAGACCTGGCAGGCCATCCAGTCTGGTCAGTCCGGAGCCCGCACCCTGGAGCAGGACTGGGTCGCCGAGTATGAGATTCCGGTGACCTTCGCGGCGAGCGTGCACACGCCGCCCGGAGATGTGCTCTCCAAGGTGGAGGTGCGCCGCAACGACCCTGCCGGTCAGTATGCGCTCATCGCCTCCCGCGAGGCCTGGGCTCACGCCGGCTCCCCCGAGGTCGAGCCGGAGCGTCTCGGCGTCGCCATCGGCTCCGGCATCGGCGGCGTGTGGACCCTGCTGGACCAGTGGGACAACCTGCGCACCAAGGGACCCCGCCGCGTCTTCCCGCTGGCCGTGCCCATGCTCATGCCCAACGGCCCGGCCGCGGCCGTCTCCCTCGACCTTGGTGCCCGGGCCGGCGCCCACACCCCCGTCAGCGCCTGCGCCTCGGGTGCGGAGGGGATCGGTCTGGCGCTCAACATGATCCGCTCCGGGCGCGCCGACGTCATGGTGGCCGGGGGCACGGAGGCCGCGGTGCACCCGCTGCCGATCGCCGCGTTCGCCGCGATGATGGCGCTGTCCAAGCGCAACGACGATCCGGCGGGCGCCTCTCGTCCCTATGACGTCTCACGCGACGGTTTCGTGCTCGGTGAGGGCGCTGCCGTGCTCGTCCTCGAGGCTGAGGAGCACGCCAAGGCCCGTGGTGCCACGATCTATGGCGAGGTAGCCGGGGTCGGCATGTCAGCCGACGCCTATCACATCACCGCCGGCGAGCCGGAGGGTCGCGGCGCTGCGCGCGCGATGCTCGAGGCCACGGAAGATGCCGACCTGAGCACCGCTGACATCCTGCACATCAACGCCCACGCGACGTCCACGCCGGTCGGCGATGCCGCCGAGGCCAAGGCGATCGCCCGTGCCTTTGGCTCGCACAGCAGCGAGATCCCGATCACCGCCACCAAGTCGATGACCGGACACCTGCTCGGTGCTGCGGGCGCGATCGAGGCCGTGCTGACGATCTTGACCCTGCACCACCGCTCGATCCCCGCCACGATCAACCTGCAGGAGCAGGACCCGGAGATCCCGGTCGACGTGGTGACCGGCTCTTCCCGGGAACTGCCCTCCGGGGACCTCGCGGCGCTGAGCAACAGCTTCGGCTTCGGCGGTGCCAACGTGGCGCTCACCTTCCGCAGCGCCTGA
- the aceE gene encoding pyruvate dehydrogenase (acetyl-transferring), homodimeric type, with amino-acid sequence MSTNKPGPIVNGLPSQIPDTDPEETQEWLDSLDGAIEAGGRRRARYLMLRMLERARESQVGIPSLTTTDYVNTIPPEREPWFPGDEEVERRYRAWIRWNAAVMVHRAQHPDISVGGHISTYASAATLYEVGMNHFFRGRDHEGGGDQIFFQGHASPGMYARAFLEGRLEEEDLSGFRQEKSHIVDGKIRALSSYPHPRSMPDFWQFPTVSMGLGPMNAIYQAQFNKYLHNRGLKDTSQQHVWAFLGDGEMDEPESRGLLQVAANDELDNLTFVINCNLQRLDGPVRGNGKIIQELESFFRGAGWNVIKVVWGRGWDQLLAGDPSGALVNLMNSTPDGDYQTYRAKDGGFIRDHFFGRDPRTKELVKDWSDEQVWWALKRGGHDYRKVYAAYKEAMEHEGQPTVILAKTIKGYSLGSNFAGRNATHQMKKMTVEDLKGFRDSLRIPITDEQIEKDPYAPPFYRPADDDPTLEYMRERRRKLGGDLPKRQPEKTHKLSLPGDEAYKVGKKGSGKQAIATTMAFVRIFKDLMRDKEFGKHIVPIIPDEARTFGMDSFFPTAKIYNVHGQNYTSVDAELMLAYKESESGQILHLGINEAGSVAALTAAGTSYDTHGLPMVPFYVFYSMFGFQRTGDSIYAAADQLARGFMIAATAGRTTLTGEGLQHADGHSLLLASTNPGVVAYDPAYAYEIAHILQDGIRRMYGEDPEDVLYYMTVYNEPMVQPKEPENVDAEGILKGMHRVAEGGDGDKNVRLLASGVGVPWALEARNLLQDDWGVTAEVWSVTSWNELRREAMECDEERFLHPEKERRVPYVTQRLSEGTGPVVATSDWMRAVHDQIAPWVPEDFYGLGADGFGFADTRAAARRFFHIDGPSMAVKALQMLADRGEIDESVPQQAIEKYQLHDVRAGRSGVTGGDA; translated from the coding sequence GTGTCAACGAACAAGCCAGGCCCCATCGTCAACGGGCTGCCGAGCCAGATCCCGGACACCGATCCCGAGGAGACCCAGGAGTGGCTGGACTCCCTCGACGGGGCCATCGAGGCAGGTGGCCGCCGCAGGGCGCGCTATCTGATGCTGCGCATGCTGGAGCGGGCACGCGAGTCCCAGGTGGGCATCCCCTCGCTCACCACGACGGACTACGTCAACACGATCCCCCCGGAGCGCGAGCCCTGGTTCCCCGGTGACGAGGAGGTCGAGCGCCGCTACCGGGCATGGATCCGCTGGAACGCCGCGGTGATGGTGCACCGTGCCCAGCACCCGGACATCTCCGTCGGTGGCCACATCTCGACCTATGCCTCTGCCGCGACCCTCTACGAGGTCGGCATGAACCACTTCTTCCGGGGCCGCGACCACGAGGGTGGCGGCGACCAGATCTTCTTCCAGGGCCACGCCTCCCCCGGCATGTATGCCCGGGCCTTCCTCGAGGGGCGACTGGAGGAGGAGGACCTGTCCGGCTTCCGCCAGGAGAAGTCGCACATCGTCGACGGCAAGATCCGGGCGCTGTCCTCCTATCCGCACCCGCGGAGCATGCCGGACTTCTGGCAGTTCCCGACGGTGTCGATGGGCCTCGGCCCGATGAACGCCATCTACCAGGCGCAGTTCAACAAGTACCTTCATAACCGTGGCCTGAAGGACACCAGCCAGCAGCACGTCTGGGCGTTCCTGGGCGACGGCGAGATGGACGAGCCGGAGTCGCGCGGCCTGCTGCAGGTCGCGGCCAACGACGAGCTGGACAACCTCACCTTCGTCATCAACTGCAACCTGCAGCGACTCGACGGCCCGGTCCGTGGCAACGGCAAGATCATCCAGGAGCTGGAGTCCTTCTTCCGCGGCGCGGGCTGGAACGTCATCAAGGTCGTCTGGGGCCGCGGGTGGGACCAGCTGCTGGCCGGCGACCCCTCCGGTGCCCTGGTCAACCTGATGAACTCCACGCCGGACGGCGACTACCAGACCTACCGCGCCAAGGACGGCGGCTTCATCCGCGACCACTTCTTCGGTCGGGACCCCCGCACCAAGGAGCTGGTCAAGGACTGGTCCGACGAGCAGGTCTGGTGGGCTCTCAAGCGCGGCGGGCACGACTACCGCAAGGTCTACGCCGCCTACAAGGAGGCGATGGAGCACGAGGGTCAGCCGACCGTCATCCTCGCCAAGACCATCAAGGGCTACAGCCTCGGGTCCAACTTCGCGGGACGCAACGCCACCCACCAGATGAAGAAGATGACGGTGGAGGACCTCAAGGGTTTCCGCGACAGCCTGCGGATCCCGATCACCGACGAGCAGATCGAGAAGGACCCCTACGCACCCCCGTTCTATCGGCCCGCCGACGACGACCCGACGCTGGAGTACATGCGCGAGCGTCGGCGCAAGCTCGGTGGCGACCTGCCCAAGCGCCAGCCGGAGAAGACCCACAAGCTCTCCCTGCCCGGGGACGAGGCCTACAAGGTTGGCAAGAAGGGCTCGGGCAAGCAGGCGATCGCCACCACGATGGCCTTCGTGCGCATCTTCAAGGACCTGATGCGCGACAAGGAGTTCGGCAAGCACATCGTGCCGATCATTCCCGACGAGGCCCGCACGTTCGGGATGGACTCGTTCTTCCCCACGGCCAAGATCTACAACGTCCACGGTCAGAACTACACCTCCGTGGACGCCGAGCTGATGCTGGCCTACAAGGAGTCGGAGTCCGGCCAGATCCTGCACCTCGGGATCAACGAGGCGGGATCGGTCGCCGCGCTCACGGCGGCCGGCACGTCCTACGACACCCACGGGCTGCCGATGGTGCCGTTCTACGTCTTCTACTCGATGTTCGGCTTCCAGCGCACCGGCGACAGCATCTACGCCGCTGCCGACCAGCTGGCCCGCGGCTTCATGATCGCCGCGACCGCCGGACGCACCACGCTGACCGGTGAGGGCCTGCAGCACGCGGACGGCCACAGCCTCCTGCTGGCCTCCACCAACCCCGGTGTGGTGGCCTACGACCCGGCCTACGCCTACGAGATCGCACACATCCTCCAGGACGGCATCCGACGGATGTATGGCGAGGACCCCGAAGATGTCCTCTACTACATGACCGTCTACAACGAGCCGATGGTGCAGCCCAAGGAGCCGGAGAACGTCGACGCCGAGGGCATCCTCAAGGGGATGCACCGGGTCGCCGAGGGCGGTGACGGCGACAAGAACGTGCGCCTGCTCGCCTCCGGCGTCGGCGTCCCGTGGGCCCTCGAGGCCCGCAATCTCCTCCAGGACGACTGGGGTGTCACGGCCGAGGTCTGGTCGGTGACGTCGTGGAACGAGCTGCGCCGCGAGGCCATGGAGTGCGACGAGGAGCGCTTCCTGCACCCGGAGAAGGAGCGCCGGGTGCCCTACGTCACCCAGCGCCTCTCCGAGGGGACCGGCCCGGTCGTGGCCACCAGCGACTGGATGCGTGCCGTCCACGACCAGATCGCTCCGTGGGTGCCGGAGGACTTCTACGGTCTCGGCGCCGACGGCTTCGGCTTCGCCGACACCCGGGCAGCGGCCCGGCGGTTCTTCCACATCGACGGCCCGTCGATGGCGGTCAAGGCCCTGCAGATGCTGGCCGACCGCGGCGAGATCGACGAGAGCGTCCCACAGCAGGCGATCGAGAAGTATCAGCTGCACGACGTGCGCGCCGGCCGCAGCGGCGTGACCGGCGGCGACGCCTAA
- a CDS encoding DUF3145 domain-containing protein: MSAVTPRIVTRGVVFIHSTPTALCPHITWALEGVLDTRVSLDWVSQPAQPGTMRAEFSWTGDAGTGAYLASAMRGWDGLRYEVVEEASRGCDGARWTHTPELGIHHSRLSANGDVVVNEDRIRSIVEESSGNMAVLTAELDRALGSAWDTELEDFRHAGEGAPVKWLHKVG, translated from the coding sequence ATGTCTGCTGTGACACCGCGTATCGTCACGCGCGGGGTGGTGTTTATTCACTCCACCCCTACTGCGTTGTGCCCGCACATCACGTGGGCACTTGAGGGTGTACTCGACACCCGTGTGTCCCTGGACTGGGTCTCGCAACCGGCGCAGCCGGGCACCATGCGGGCCGAGTTCTCCTGGACCGGCGACGCCGGCACCGGGGCCTACCTTGCCAGCGCCATGCGCGGCTGGGACGGCCTGCGTTATGAGGTCGTCGAGGAAGCCAGCCGCGGGTGCGACGGTGCCCGCTGGACCCACACGCCCGAATTGGGCATCCACCACAGCCGCCTGTCCGCCAACGGTGACGTCGTCGTCAACGAGGACCGGATCCGCAGCATCGTGGAAGAGTCCAGCGGCAACATGGCCGTACTCACCGCTGAGCTCGACCGCGCCCTCGGGTCGGCCTGGGACACCGAGCTGGAAGACTTCCGCCACGCAGGCGAGGGTGCTCCGGTCAAGTGGCTCCACAAGGTCGGCTGA
- a CDS encoding glycosyltransferase, with the protein MHILRVANFVSPTSGGIKTALRHWGEGYRARGHQVSLIIPATKGDEPVTEESQGTVYRVPATAIPGTGYSLMWSRARLGALMDRINPDSLEVSDRSTTRWMGRWARRRDIGSIMISHENMTGIMVRRTPVPDVPAVWMADFINTHSANDYDAIVCPSRFAAEEFHRLGVPARIVDLGVDLDVFHPDDSYEHLTPGGRVRTEDEGLHIIHCGRLAPEKNPQLSIETLRHLVRGGVRAHLTVLGHGPLRDELIEKSQDLPVTFHAYINSRSELAAVMRRADVAIAPGPLETFGLAALEALACGVPTVCPDEGALAEVVRDGGIAAPSDPAKFADAVLTLSTRPDARRLAREQAETFSWEHSSDEMLAIHGELAVLHSRR; encoded by the coding sequence ATGCACATCCTCCGGGTCGCCAACTTCGTCAGCCCCACCTCAGGCGGCATCAAGACCGCGCTGCGGCACTGGGGCGAGGGCTATCGCGCCCGTGGACACCAGGTCTCCCTGATCATCCCGGCGACCAAGGGCGACGAGCCGGTCACCGAGGAGAGCCAGGGCACCGTCTACCGTGTCCCCGCCACGGCCATTCCTGGCACGGGCTACTCGCTCATGTGGAGCCGGGCCCGCCTCGGCGCGCTGATGGACCGGATCAACCCCGACTCCCTCGAGGTGTCCGACCGCTCCACCACCCGCTGGATGGGGCGCTGGGCCCGCCGCCGGGACATCGGCAGCATCATGATCAGCCACGAGAACATGACCGGCATCATGGTCCGCCGCACCCCGGTCCCCGACGTGCCTGCCGTCTGGATGGCGGACTTCATCAACACCCACAGCGCCAACGACTACGACGCGATCGTCTGCCCCAGCCGGTTTGCGGCCGAGGAGTTCCACCGCCTCGGTGTCCCCGCCCGCATCGTCGACCTCGGCGTGGACCTGGACGTCTTCCACCCCGACGACTCCTACGAGCACCTCACCCCCGGTGGGCGCGTGCGCACCGAGGACGAGGGGCTGCACATCATCCACTGCGGTCGCCTGGCCCCGGAGAAGAACCCGCAGCTGTCCATCGAGACGCTCCGTCACCTGGTGCGCGGCGGCGTCAGGGCCCACCTGACCGTGCTGGGCCACGGGCCGCTGCGTGACGAGTTGATCGAGAAGTCCCAGGACCTGCCGGTGACCTTCCACGCCTACATCAACTCTCGCTCCGAGCTGGCCGCGGTGATGCGCCGGGCTGACGTCGCGATTGCACCCGGTCCGTTGGAGACGTTCGGTCTGGCGGCGCTGGAGGCACTGGCCTGCGGCGTGCCGACCGTCTGTCCCGACGAAGGCGCCTTGGCCGAGGTCGTGCGTGATGGTGGCATCGCCGCGCCGTCCGACCCGGCGAAGTTCGCCGACGCGGTACTCACGCTCAGCACTCGACCGGACGCTCGCCGCCTGGCCCGCGAGCAGGCCGAAACCTTTAGCTGGGAACACTCCTCGGACGAGATGCTCGCGATCCACGGTGAGCTGGCAGTGCTGCACTCCAGGAGGTAA
- a CDS encoding glycerophosphodiester phosphodiesterase, whose translation MAEPLLIAHRGASGARPEHTLEAYELAARWGADYLEPDLVATADGQLVARHENEISATTDIAERAEFADRRGTKVIDGVEVAGWFTEDLTLAELRTLRCRERLPALRPDNTAYDGQFTVPTLGEILDLRSRLSEELGRKIGLYPETKHPTYFRGIGLPLEEPLVAALTAAGLNRRDAPVFVQSFELGNLIALRRDLGLAVPTIFLAAEEGAPYDLESSGDPRTFADLLTPAGLAELARWVSGIGPHKDLVIGRSEDGSLAGPTPLVARAHAAGLAVHPWTFRRENEFLPTDLRQGTDPGAAGDVVAEIRAHLAAGVDGFFTDHPDLGVLARG comes from the coding sequence GTGGCTGAGCCCCTCCTGATCGCCCATCGCGGCGCCAGCGGTGCCCGGCCCGAGCACACGCTGGAGGCCTATGAGCTGGCTGCTCGCTGGGGGGCGGACTATCTCGAGCCGGACCTGGTCGCCACGGCAGACGGGCAGCTGGTCGCCCGGCACGAGAACGAGATCTCCGCCACGACCGACATCGCCGAGCGGGCGGAGTTCGCCGACCGTCGGGGCACCAAGGTCATCGACGGGGTCGAGGTGGCTGGCTGGTTCACCGAGGACCTGACCCTTGCGGAGCTGCGCACGCTGCGCTGCCGGGAGCGGCTCCCCGCCCTGCGACCGGACAACACGGCATACGACGGGCAGTTCACCGTGCCCACGCTGGGTGAGATCCTCGACCTGCGCAGCCGCCTCAGCGAGGAGCTGGGGCGCAAGATCGGGCTCTATCCCGAGACCAAGCACCCGACCTACTTCCGCGGGATCGGGTTGCCGCTGGAGGAGCCGCTGGTCGCGGCGCTGACGGCCGCCGGTCTCAACCGTCGTGACGCACCCGTCTTTGTGCAGTCCTTCGAGCTGGGCAACCTGATCGCGCTGCGGCGGGACCTCGGCCTGGCGGTGCCGACGATCTTTCTCGCTGCGGAGGAGGGGGCACCCTACGACCTGGAGAGCAGCGGGGACCCACGGACCTTCGCCGACCTCCTCACTCCTGCCGGGCTGGCCGAGCTGGCGCGCTGGGTCAGCGGGATCGGTCCGCACAAGGACCTGGTGATCGGGCGGTCCGAGGACGGCAGTCTGGCCGGGCCGACCCCACTGGTCGCCCGCGCGCACGCCGCCGGCCTGGCGGTGCATCCGTGGACCTTCCGCCGGGAGAACGAGTTCCTGCCGACCGACCTGCGCCAGGGCACCGATCCCGGCGCAGCAGGCGACGTGGTCGCCGAGATCCGGGCGCACCTGGCAGCCGGGGTGGACGGCTTCTTCACCGACCACCCCGACCTCGGGGTGCTGGCTCGAGGTTAG
- a CDS encoding beta-ketoacyl-ACP synthase III has protein sequence MTAQPKADQPTLTVPDGPRHARIHGVGGYRPERIVTNEEICQHIDSSDEWIQQRSGIKERRFARADETVVDMAEAASRDAIAMAGITPDQISVVLMATVTHPYQTPAAAPILAERLGTNGPAAFDISAACAGYCYGISLANDMVRAGSADYVLVVGVEKLSDFTDKHDRGSAFIFGDGAGAAIVGPSDFPGIGPTIWGSDGENWDKIMQKEPWTGLRADMTSADAGSVEWPHFAMQGQSVFRWAVYTIAPVVDQALAAAGVTAHDLDVFIPHQANMRITDAMIKHIGIPPEIPVARDIAETGNTSAASVPLATARMLNAGEAPHGGLALQFGFGAGLVYAAQVVILP, from the coding sequence GTGACCGCCCAGCCCAAGGCAGACCAGCCCACCCTGACGGTTCCGGATGGGCCGCGACACGCCCGCATCCACGGCGTCGGGGGCTATCGCCCCGAGCGCATCGTCACCAACGAGGAGATCTGCCAGCACATCGACTCCAGCGACGAGTGGATCCAGCAGCGCTCCGGCATCAAGGAGCGACGCTTCGCCCGCGCAGACGAGACCGTGGTGGACATGGCCGAGGCAGCCTCGCGCGACGCGATCGCGATGGCCGGCATCACCCCGGACCAGATCTCGGTGGTGCTCATGGCGACCGTGACCCACCCCTACCAGACCCCGGCGGCCGCGCCGATCCTGGCTGAGCGCCTGGGCACCAACGGCCCGGCCGCGTTCGACATCTCTGCCGCGTGCGCGGGCTACTGCTACGGCATCTCCCTGGCCAACGACATGGTGCGGGCCGGCAGCGCGGACTACGTCCTGGTCGTCGGTGTGGAGAAGCTGTCGGACTTCACCGACAAGCACGACCGCGGCAGCGCGTTCATCTTCGGTGACGGCGCGGGCGCGGCCATCGTCGGTCCCTCCGACTTCCCCGGCATCGGCCCCACGATCTGGGGCTCGGACGGTGAAAACTGGGACAAGATCATGCAGAAGGAGCCGTGGACCGGGCTGCGCGCGGACATGACTTCCGCCGACGCCGGCTCCGTCGAGTGGCCCCACTTCGCGATGCAGGGCCAGTCCGTCTTCCGCTGGGCGGTCTACACCATCGCCCCGGTCGTCGACCAGGCGCTGGCCGCCGCGGGCGTCACTGCCCACGACCTGGACGTCTTCATTCCCCACCAGGCCAACATGCGGATCACCGACGCGATGATCAAGCACATCGGCATCCCGCCGGAGATCCCGGTGGCCAGGGATATCGCCGAGACCGGCAACACCTCGGCGGCCTCGGTCCCGCTGGCCACCGCCCGCATGCTCAACGCAGGAGAGGCACCGCACGGCGGTCTGGCGCTCCAGTTCGGCTTCGGTGCCGGCCTGGTCTATGCCGCGCAGGTCGTCATCCTCCCCTGA
- a CDS encoding acyl carrier protein — MALNEQEILAGLAEIVNEETGIEADAVEMDKSFQEDLDIDSLSMMQVVVNAEDKFGVRIPDDEVKNLTHVKDAVNFIINAQG, encoded by the coding sequence ATGGCACTGAACGAGCAGGAGATCCTCGCCGGACTCGCCGAGATCGTCAACGAGGAGACCGGCATCGAGGCTGACGCCGTGGAGATGGACAAGTCCTTCCAGGAGGACCTGGACATCGACTCGCTGTCGATGATGCAGGTGGTCGTCAACGCCGAGGACAAGTTCGGTGTCCGCATCCCCGACGACGAGGTCAAGAACCTCACCCACGTCAAGGACGCGGTCAACTTCATCATCAACGCCCAGGGCTGA
- a CDS encoding ACP S-malonyltransferase produces the protein MLVIVAPGQGSQTPGFLSPWLELDGLGDRLDWMSAVAGLDLVTHGTTSDADTIRDTAVAQPLLVAAGLLTLPALFADPAEVTSRVGAWAGHSVGEITAAAAAGVLGTEQSMVFVRERGRLMAEAAAANPTGMSAVLGGDPDEVTTVLEGHGLTPANINGGGQVVAAGTTEQLTALQEAPPTRARVIPLQVAGAFHTHHMGSAVDQLGRYAGAISTQDPRTALVSNADGQVVTDGREFLQRLVTQVSNPVRWDLCMQTFAELGVTGLIELAPAGTLTGLAKRALKGVELLALKTLDDLEAAHRMIGEHGNAATDSQEDAQ, from the coding sequence GTGCTTGTGATCGTTGCGCCCGGACAGGGCTCCCAGACCCCCGGCTTCCTCTCCCCCTGGCTTGAGCTGGACGGGCTCGGGGACCGGCTGGACTGGATGTCGGCCGTCGCCGGACTCGATCTCGTGACCCACGGCACCACCTCTGACGCCGACACCATCCGGGACACCGCCGTCGCCCAGCCGCTCCTCGTCGCAGCGGGCCTGCTGACCCTGCCGGCGCTCTTCGCGGACCCGGCCGAGGTGACCAGCCGGGTCGGTGCCTGGGCCGGGCACTCCGTGGGTGAAATCACTGCGGCCGCCGCCGCGGGCGTGCTGGGCACCGAGCAGTCCATGGTCTTCGTCCGCGAGCGGGGCCGGCTGATGGCCGAGGCCGCCGCCGCAAACCCGACCGGCATGAGCGCGGTCCTGGGTGGCGACCCCGACGAGGTCACCACGGTGCTGGAGGGACACGGGCTGACCCCGGCCAACATCAATGGCGGCGGTCAGGTCGTCGCGGCCGGCACCACCGAACAGCTCACCGCCCTCCAGGAGGCGCCCCCGACCCGGGCTCGGGTGATCCCGCTGCAGGTTGCCGGCGCCTTCCACACCCACCACATGGGCAGCGCCGTCGACCAACTCGGCCGCTATGCCGGCGCCATCAGCACCCAGGACCCGCGGACGGCCCTGGTGTCCAACGCCGACGGGCAGGTCGTCACGGACGGTCGCGAGTTCCTCCAGCGACTGGTGACCCAGGTGAGCAACCCGGTGCGGTGGGACCTGTGCATGCAGACCTTCGCCGAGCTCGGCGTGACCGGCCTCATCGAGCTTGCCCCTGCAGGCACCCTGACAGGCCTGGCCAAGCGTGCCCTCAAGGGCGTCGAACTGTTGGCCCTGAAGACCCTGGACGACCTCGAGGCCGCCCACCGCATGATCGGCGAGCACGGCAACGCCGCGACAGACTCCCAGGAGGACGCACAGTGA
- a CDS encoding DinB family protein — protein sequence MAADPIVPDTKDWTWAAHRRCDECGFDASQVSPSALAAGLRGLTAPWREVLTRADVTVRPQPATWSPLEYACHVHEVLDVFTGRFSLILDEDSPALPNWDQDRAAIEGEYAGQDPERIAREIPERTEGLIAVLGGYAGESEWERAAIRSDGAAFTGLSLARYLTHDLAHHLSDVGAGDQIPPPGSSRG from the coding sequence ATGGCTGCAGACCCGATCGTGCCCGACACCAAGGACTGGACCTGGGCGGCGCACCGCCGCTGCGACGAGTGCGGCTTTGACGCCTCCCAGGTGTCGCCGAGCGCCCTCGCCGCGGGGTTGCGGGGGCTCACCGCCCCGTGGCGCGAGGTGCTGACCCGAGCGGACGTGACCGTCAGGCCGCAGCCCGCCACCTGGTCACCGCTGGAGTATGCCTGCCACGTCCACGAGGTGCTCGACGTCTTCACGGGGCGCTTCTCGCTCATCCTGGACGAGGACAGCCCCGCGCTGCCCAACTGGGACCAGGACCGCGCCGCGATCGAGGGGGAGTATGCCGGCCAGGATCCTGAGCGGATCGCCCGCGAGATCCCCGAGCGCACGGAGGGTCTCATCGCGGTCCTGGGCGGCTACGCCGGGGAGAGCGAGTGGGAGCGGGCCGCGATCCGCTCGGACGGGGCAGCCTTCACCGGGCTGTCCCTGGCCCGCTACCTGACCCACGACCTGGCCCACCATCTGTCTGACGTGGGGGCCGGGGACCAGATTCCGCCGCCGGGCTCGTCTCGTGGCTGA
- a CDS encoding PucR family transcriptional regulator translates to MDSDTGTPAREPTLRNVGAVATLAVQRMEREHQWYRELSAQDRSWVGLVAQAGIHAFLTWYRQNDDSLPVTADVFGTAPRELAHTITLRQTLDLVRTTIGVVEEQVSLLAEPGEEAQVRDSLLRYSRELAFAAAQIYAAAAESRGAWDARLESLVVHAVVRGEADDALQSRAAELGWEQVSDVAVVVGAAPQRSSAEVADALRSTAVRKGLEVLIAVQGNRLIVVLGSVGDPLASAADLAGQFGPGPVVVGPRVPHLFAAGRSARSALSGLDAAAGWPDVPRPVAADDLLAERALNGDGPARRLLVDRVYRQLAQHPDLLETATAYLESGGRLEATGRELFVHPNTVRYRLGRIAEVVDLDLTRAREAWIVRVALVYGRIAAGSWRRGTG, encoded by the coding sequence ATGGACAGCGACACAGGCACCCCCGCCCGGGAGCCGACCCTGCGCAACGTCGGGGCGGTCGCAACCCTGGCGGTGCAGCGCATGGAGCGTGAGCACCAGTGGTATCGCGAGCTGTCCGCGCAGGACCGTTCCTGGGTGGGACTGGTCGCTCAGGCCGGCATCCACGCCTTCCTCACCTGGTATCGGCAGAACGACGACTCGTTGCCGGTCACCGCCGACGTCTTCGGCACCGCACCGCGCGAGCTGGCGCACACCATCACCCTGCGGCAGACCCTCGACCTGGTGCGCACGACGATCGGCGTCGTGGAGGAGCAGGTCAGTCTGCTGGCCGAGCCGGGCGAGGAGGCGCAGGTGCGGGACTCCCTGTTGCGCTACTCACGGGAGCTGGCCTTCGCCGCCGCCCAGATCTATGCCGCCGCTGCGGAGTCTCGTGGCGCCTGGGACGCCCGGCTGGAGTCCCTCGTGGTCCACGCCGTGGTGCGCGGTGAGGCTGATGATGCCTTGCAGTCCCGGGCGGCCGAGTTGGGCTGGGAGCAGGTGTCCGACGTGGCGGTCGTCGTGGGTGCCGCCCCGCAGCGCAGCAGTGCCGAGGTGGCTGACGCCCTGCGCAGCACGGCTGTCCGCAAGGGTTTGGAGGTGCTCATCGCCGTGCAGGGCAACCGCCTGATCGTGGTGCTGGGCAGTGTCGGTGACCCGCTGGCCAGCGCCGCCGACCTGGCCGGTCAGTTCGGCCCCGGCCCCGTCGTTGTCGGTCCCCGCGTGCCGCACCTGTTCGCGGCGGGCCGCTCGGCGCGCTCGGCCCTGTCCGGGCTCGATGCTGCCGCCGGCTGGCCGGACGTTCCCCGCCCCGTGGCGGCGGACGACCTGCTCGCCGAGCGGGCTCTCAACGGCGACGGCCCGGCCCGTCGTCTGCTGGTGGATCGCGTCTATCGCCAGCTGGCTCAGCACCCGGACCTGCTCGAGACCGCCACGGCCTATCTGGAGTCCGGCGGGCGGCTGGAGGCCACCGGACGGGAGCTGTTCGTCCATCCCAACACCGTGCGCTACCGGCTGGGCCGGATCGCCGAGGTCGTCGACCTCGACCTGACCCGCGCCCGAGAGGCGTGGATCGTCCGCGTGGCGCTGGTCTACGGGCGGATCGCGGCCGGCTCGTGGCGCCGCGGCACCGGATGA